ACGGAAACCATAAAGTTCTTTTATGGCGAAAATCTCAAGTACTTTTACAATATCCCCATTGGCTATAAAACCAGCATCTGTTGTAGGTTTTACCCAGAAATAATTATTCTTTACGACCATAAAATAATCGCCTGCAGATATTTCTTCTTCTTGAAATAAAATACGCTGCCTAATGTTTTGATTGTAAAGATTTGCCCGTTTGTTGGACCTTACAACAATACAAGTATCCTCATGCCCTAATTGGGAGTAAGAATCATTAATGGCATCCATAATTTCATGACCATCAATTAATCGAACCACGTCGCCTTTTTGAGTAATATTAAATTTAAAAGAATCATAAAAGCCATCTTCTAAAATATGTCTTATTTGGGTGGCATTTAAGAGAATGTCACTTTCTTCACTTTGCCTTACAACCTCATTAAGTTCAATATGAGTAACTTCTCTATTGTAATCCAACATTAGTTTCTTCTCATCTAACGCAGGACTAATATCTAATTTTACTGGTGGCAGCTGTGCAGTATCTCCTATGAGAAGTAAGCGGCATTTAAAACCAGCATCAACAAACTCAATGAGATCGTTTAAAAGTGATCCATTTTCAAAAAGTTTAGCATCACTTGGCGTATCTGGAATCATAGAAGCTTCATCAACAATAAAAAGTGTATTTCTATGCTTGTTTGGTCTTAGTGAAAAGGTAATGTTGTTATTCTTGCTTTTAGGAAAGTAAATCTTACGGTGTATGGTTTGGGCATTTTGCTTGGCATAATTACCTAACACCTTTGCTGCACGACCTGTTGGCGCAGCTAAAACCACACTTTTTCTAACTTTCCATATATTTTTTACGATAGTAGATGTGATTGTAGTTTTACCAGTTCCTGCAAAACCTTTTAGTAAAAAAAGTTCCTCTGGCTCACTATCTAATATAAATTCTGAAAGCTTTTGTAGTGCGATGTCTTGCCGAGTTGTGGTTTGGTGACCAAAATCCTGTTTTAATACGTTGTAAAATTCTTTGGCGTCCATCTAGTGTTAAAGATTCAATAAAAAGTAAAGATAGCAATGGATTTTTCCTAGCGAAACTTTTAGCATTAAAAAAAAATTGTAGATTTGCGAGTACCTTGTTAATAATAAAACAAACAGAAACTAATGAAAATAGTAATTCAACTAGTACTTTGGGCCGTAATAGCTTTTTTAGGATATTTAGTGTTCAACTCTATTTATGAGCCAGTAAAATTCAATAAAATTAAGAACGAACGTTACGCCAAAGTAATTGAAAATCTTAAAGATATAAGAAATGCTGAGCTTGCTCACAAAGAAGTTATTGGTACGTTTGAAGCAGATTATGACAAACTAATACGTTTTATTGATACTGCACAATTTGCTGTAACACAACGTCGTGATACTACGTATTTAGATGAAGAATACAAGAAAACTTACGGTGTAGACCAATATAAAGAAGATGTAGTTATAGATACATTAAGCTTTATTCCTGTAAAAGATTCTCTTTATGGTGGTACAGACCGTTACAAGACAATGATGAATATCCCAATTGAAGGAGTAGACAAAAAGTTTGACCTTAAAGCTGGTTTCATTACTAAAAACGATGCTAAAATTCCTGTTTTTGAAGCTAAGGTTGCAAAGACATTAATACTATCTGACCAAGATAAAGATTTACTTGCTCAAGAAAGAGAAGTTGTATCTGTAGATGGTGTAAACGGTAAGTATATAAAAGTAGGATCTATGGAAGAAGTTAATACAAATGGTAACTGGCCAAAAACTTATGGCGCAAACGACCAATAATATCATACAAACTCCAAAAGCATTGTCCATCTTGGTTAGCCTCGATGGACTTTCTTTTTGTGTATTATCCTTTGGTAAAATCTCATTACTTTCTGAAGTTAGTTTTGAAAAGCAGCTAAACCCAATCGAAGTTTTAGAACGGTTAAAGAAAGCCCTTTCTAAAGAACAGCTAATCTCTGAACACTTTGAGAAAGTAACGCTTACTATATCTAATGAGCTTTTTACGTGTGTACCTGAAGCACTTTTTAATAAAAACAACCTTACCAACTACCTAAAGTTTTCTAGTAAGCTACTTAAAACAGATTTTGCAGATGTAGATGCACTGCCTGCTTTACAATTACATACCGTATATATTCCGTTTACCAATATTACTAACTTTATATACGACCAATTTGGTGCGTTTACGTATAGACACTCTATTTCTGTTTTTGCAGAAGCTATACTTGCTATGCAAAAGGAAAATAGTATTGCTGTTAACGTGACATCACAATATTTTGAATTGGTTGTCATACAAGCCAATGCTCTTAAATTAGCAAACCGATTTACCTACAGTTCTAAGGAAGATTTTATATACTATATATTATTTACGTATGAACAACTAAACTTAGATCGAGAAGAAGATATTCTTTATGTTTCTGGCCTAATTGAAGAAGGAGATGATAATTACGAGATGGCATTTAAGTATATTAGACATATAGCATTTTTAGAGTATTCTGGATATGAGTCTGACACGTCTTTAGAGTTACAACCTCATCAACATTTATTAATTCGCCAAGCCCTAATATGAGAATTGTTTCAGGAAAATATAAAAGTAAACGTATAACAGCTCCAAAAAATCTTCCTGTAAGGCCAACTACAGATATGGCTAAGGAAGGTCTATTTAATAGGCTAAACAACTGGTATAGCTTTAGATCAATTAAGGTATTAGACTTGTTTGCTGGTACAGGAAACATATCTTTTGAGTTTCTCTCAAGAGGTACAGAACATATAGTTGCGGTTGATAATCATAACAACTGTTTAAAGTTTATAAATACTATTGCAAAAGAATTGAACGGTGAGATAACCACTATTAAAAGTGATGTCTTAAAATATCTAGAAAAAGCTTCTGGTTCTTTTGAAGTTGTATTTGCAGATCCACCTTATGCCCTACCACAAGAAGATTTTGAAACCCTAGTACAACTCGTTTTTAAACATAATTGGTTAACCGATAACGGTACTTTAATTGTTGAGCATTCACAACAAACAGATCTTGCACATTTAGAGCATTTTACTGAAGCTAGACGCTATGGCAGTTCTGTCTTTAGTTTCTTTGAAATGTAATCTTCTACTATTCAAAACATTATAACATATTTAGCGTATTAGATTTTAATGTATCTTTAGGTAAACAACCTTAAAAACTAACACCAATGACAACATCTCACAAACCAAATGTCTTATTCTGGGTAATAGCCATTATTGGCTTAATTTGGAATGCTATGGGCGTATTTCAATTTTTTGCTGAAAACTTTATGAAAGAAACCTTATATGAAGGCTACACTGAAGAGCAAATTGCATTAATGGACAATATGCCCGCTTGGATTTCTGTAATTTTTGCTGTTGCTGTATTTTCTGGATTTTTAGGCTGCGTACTTTTGGTAATGCGAAAAAACACTGCCGTTGCTTTATTCTTAATCTCATTAGTAGCAGTAATCATACAGATGAGCTATTGGTTATTTTTCACCAATGCTAAGGAGGTTATGGGTGATGGCGTAGAATATATGCCTATAACAGTAATAGTTGTAGCAGCCATACTCTATTTTTATAGTAAGCACGCTCTAAAAAAAGGATGGCTACTTAAGTAAAAAAAAGAAAAGGCTAGAAATTATTTTCTAGCCTTTTTCTTTATAACCATTTCTTCCGTTTAAAATACCAAAGTAACCCGAAGAACACAATTAACATTGCTCCCCAAAGATAAAAGTACCCATACTTAAACTGTAGTTCTGGTATATACTCAAAGTTCATCCCATAAATTCCTGCCATAAATGTGAGCGGTATAAAAATACTGGCCATAATGGTAAGTACTTTCATAACTTCATTCATTTTGTTGCTTATGGTAGTCATATACATATCCATAAGACCCCAAATCATTTCTCTGTAAATGTCTACACTTTCATTGACTTGAATAATGTGGTCGTAAAGGTCTCTTAAGAATGTGCTTGTTTTCTCTTCAATTAAAGGACTGTCTATTTTCTCAATTCTATTTACTACTTCTCTTAATGGTAAGGTAGCTCTGCGTATTTTAAGAATTTCTCGTTTTAAATCCTGAATATCTTGAGTTATATCTTTAGTGTCTTCTTGTGCAAACAATAAATCCTCAAGAGTTTCTACCTTATCACTTATAGTTTCCATTACTGTAAAGTAATTATCTACCACGGCATCTAATATTGCGAACATCAGATAATCTGCTCCATTGTTTCTTATTCTACCTTTGGAGTTAGCTATTCGGGAGCGTAAGCCATCAAAAACATCACCATCAGATTCTTGGAAGGTTAATACATAATCTTCTCCCATTATAAGAGACATATGCTCATTTATAAACTCACCATCTTCTCTATGATACATCATCTTAAACACTATAAATAAATAGTTTGCATACTCATCTATCTTAGGTCGTTGTGCAGTATCTACTATATCTTCTAATATAAGTGGGTGTATATTATAATGTTCTCCAAGCTTTTCTATTTCTTCTGTATTATGTAACCCGTTTATGTTAATCCAAGAAATGTGCTTGGTATTGCGTTTATCAAAAGCATCTTCTATACTGTTAGATTCTTTATACTCGTAATAATCTGCTGTATAGTCGAAAACCTCTATTTTAGTAGGCAAACCACTTTTATCTCCAGTATACTCTAAGGTTCCAGGAACTTCATTTTTTTTAGATTTTCTCCCTTTCTTTATATTCATCTTGGGAGCTCTAAATTTTGGCTTCTTCATAAGTATCTTTTATAGCACATTAAAGTTAATGCTAATTTCTATTTTAATGTAACCGATTGTAATATTAGACCACTTGCTTGTGCAATATGCGTAAGTTTTATAAACTCTGTTGAAGTGAGTGTCTTCTTAAAGAATTGCATATCAAATTCACCTGAACCTAAATCGAATAAGGCACCCATCATTAACCGTATTTGGTGTCTTTTAAAACCTTGGCCCACAACTTTTAGCATGTAAGATTTTTCAGGAAAAAAGTTTGCTGTATATACTGTGTTTTCTGATAACTCACAAGCATCTATAACACCTATGGTTTGTGTGTCTTCGGTTGGTTTATAGGTGTAGTTCTTAAAATCATGTTCGCCTTGAAATAACGCTGCTGCTTCTTGCATTAATTCAATATTTAATGGTTTGTTGTAACAAACCATATAAGGTGCACAAAAAGGATGCATTTTTTCTCCGTACGTAAACAAGTATATATATTCCTTTAGTTTAGGGTGCTGTATTATATTAAAATTAGCATCTGTTTCTTTAATAGAGAGTGCTTTAATATCTTGCGGCAAGTTGACGTTAAAGTCTTTAAAAAATGAATCTACCTCTAAGGGTTTATCATCTATAAACAATTCAACAAACGTATTATTTACAGACACTTTAGCATCTGTACGGCCAGATGCTAGCAATTTAAATTTTTTATGCCCTAATACGTAGGCTAGCGTTCTCTCTACCATACGCTCTACTGTATTAACATCTGGTTGTTTTTGCCAGCCGTGAAATCTAAATCCTAAATATTGTAATTGTATGATATAATAATAACGTAAACGCTGCACACTTTTTAATTTGCTCAAAGATATTAAAAGTGAATTTTAGGCTTAACTTATGGTAGTTTATATTATACCAACTTTAATAAAACTTTAGCGCAACGACTACCAAAGGATTATCATAAAGCCAGTATCTTTTTAAAAAAATATTTAAATGGAAAATTTACAAGATAAAGTAGCATTAATTACTGGCGGAAGCAAAGGTATTGGGTTTGGTATAGCAGAATCATTCTTAAAACAAGGGATGAAAGTTGCTGTTACCAGCAGGTCTTTAACTAATGCAGAAGATGTTGCAAAAGAATTAAATGCTAAATATGAAGGAAAAGCAATTGGTATAAAAGCCGATGTGCGTAATTACATAGACCAACAAGAAGCTGTACGTAAAACTGTAGATACATTTGGATCTTTAGATGTGCTTATTGCCAATGCTGGCTTAGGTCATTTTGGAAGTATTGAAGAGATAACAGATAAAGAGTGGAAAGAAGTAATAGACACCAACCTAACAGGTGTCTTCTACTCTATTAAATCTGCAGTAGATGAGCTTAAGAAAAGTAAAGGTTATTTTATTTCTATCTCAAGTTTAGCCGGAACAAATTTCTTTGCAGGTGGCTCTGCATATAATGCTAGTAAATTTGGTGTTACAGGATTTACACAAGCAGTAATGTTAGATTTAAGACAAAACGGTATTAAAGTAAGTACAATTATGCCAGGTTCTGTAGCCACACACTTTAACGGTCATACGCCTAATGAAGATGATGCCTGGAAAATACAAAAGGAAGATTTAGGACAACTTACAGTTGATTTACTTAAGATGCCAGAAAATGCATTGCCTAGTAAGGTAGAGATAAGGCCTACAACACCACCAAGTAAATAAAGATTTATCATATTTTAAAAGCTCCAACTGTTTATTTATAGTTGGGGCTTTTAGTTTTAATTTACTTTATGTTTTAATTAATTGAATAACCATCTGCTGTTGTTTGATTAGTACCAAAATCAGCTTCAAATGTTTCTGGATCTGAACCTATAGTTGTTAATGTTACATTTCCTGAGATAGTTGTTTCATCTATATCTATTACTGTAGTACCAAAAGGAACACATCTATACCAGTAGCATCAGGTTCTCCTACATCTTGTATACCGTTAGCATAATCACAATAAAAAACAATTCCAGTTAGTTCTCCTGTATAATCTTTTACTTGAGTTATAGTTGGATCATTTTCTGTAAGAGAATCATTATCACATGCCGTTAACACACTAAACGTAAAAAAATTAATGCAATGTATTTTAGCTTCATAAGAGTCTAGTTATTAAGGTAAAAGACTTTAAATATACTTATTAATTCTGTAGTTTGTTTAACTGCCTTAAACTATCATCTATTTTAAGTTGAAGCATTTTATAATCTTTAGGCGAGTTTACACGTAAATCTAATGCTGCTTGGTATTTTTCTGTAGCTTCAACAAAATCTTTTATGCCATAAAAATAATCTCCAACCAATGTGTAAGCTTCCCATTGATGCGGGTTTAAAAGTATAAGCCGTTGCAGTAATGCATCTGGCACAGGTTGGTTAAGTTTTATCTGTTCAGCTATTAAATTGTAAAGCGATTTATAAGATGCATATTTGTTATACGTCTCAGAATTTAGAAAAGGATCTTCTGCTATAACTTCTTTTAAATAAGCAACACTAGTAGTAACAGCTACTGTATCTTCAAAACGAGCAAAACTTTCTTTAACATTATAAGACACATATTTTCCCATATTATAAGGGTGTGCAGATACCCACAGCTTATAATCTTGTGGTTTAAAAACAATACCGTGGTGTGCTTTTAATTGATTTATTGCACGTTTATTACCAAAGCCTAAAAGAGAATCCTGTAAACCACGCTTTTCTCTTAACACCTTAACTGCTTTTTTAGGAGTCATTTTATTTTCTGCGTTTAACAGCTCATACATACGCTCAAATCTATGCATGGAGTTGGTATTATAAGTTGCATCTCGATTATAAGGATCATTATAAAATGCATCACTTTGAAAATGATTGGCACAAACTATAGTTGTTGTATTTTCTGCTCTATATACAGCTTGTTGCTCGGCAGACTTTTCAATAATTAAAGCTTCACGTTCTATAGCACTTCCTATTAGGATAGATTCGCTTGCAAATACATTAAAACCTTCTGCTATGCGTCTTGCTTCGTAGGTATTTTTAGAATATTGTAATATTTCTCTAGCCACATAACTTATAGGTGTTTGCGCTTCTTTTTCTGTATGAGATAATCCAGAGTTTATTGTTACCGTTACACCATATTCATTCATACCACTTACAACGCCCATAAATCCTGGCCAAGAATAAGTAACAAATCGATGTCCCTTATCTGGTTTTATAAACGTAATAAGCTTAGTTTCATTAAAGGCTTCATTGATATGAAAATCATAATTACGAGCAATTATAAGTTTACCATCAAAAGATTTGTTGCCCCAAACTGCAAAAGATGAGCATCCAGACTCAAAGATTTCTTCAAAGTCATGTGCAATATCTGGCAACGCCTGCAAGTACCATAATCTGTTAATAGGTTTTATAAGTGTGTCTAAAGTTTTGTCTGTAAACTTAGCCAAGCCAGATAATTCTCTGTAATACTCGTTAGGTATGCTTTCGTCAATATTAACTGCGTAGGAATTGTAAAATTTTGAAAGTTGATTAGTACTATCTTTTCCAGAAGCAGCATTAGTTATTCTTTTTACTAAAGCTTGTTCTTGTTTTGTTATAAGTTCGCGAGTTAAACTTCCTGCGGCAAGACCTCTTTGATAGGCGTTGCCTTCTAAATACAATTCCCAAATACCAAATTGGTTTTTGTGTAACTGATTTTTACCTACTCTATAAAATGTATCGTTAACTTTCTCTCTAAGCGTATCGTTAACTGTAATTGTATCAGTAACCTTAGTTGTAGCTACAAAAGGTTTAGCAGTGTTAAAAATAGCTACACTACAACTAATGGTGAAGAATACGAAGACACATAAAATGAAACGTAGTAATAATTTAAGCATCAAGAGATTTAAGAGGTTTTCAAGCTGAAATATACATAATTTAAACTCAAATTAATTTTTACAATTTGTAATTCGCTACATTTTTAAAATGGTTTTAATATTCATAAAAGACTAAGAATGTATATATTTAAATATTAACCAAATTTAACCATATAACCATGTTTAAACCTTTCAGAAAATTATTTTATATAAGCTGTTTAACGCTATTTATAACTTCTTCTGTAACACAAGCCCAACGCATAAATACCAAAATATATGATATTATTGATGCGGTTTCTGCTGAACGTATAGAGGCAGATATCACCACATTGGCAAATTTTGGAACTCGCCATACGTTAAGTGATACCATCTCTAATACTCGAGGAATTGGTGCTGCAAGACGATGGATAAAATCTGAGTTTGACAAGGTCTCCTCTAATTGTAATAATTGCCTAGAGGTGTTTTATCAAAACAATATTGTGAAAGAAGATGGCCGCCGCATTTTTAAAGATGTTAATGTGGTTAATGTTGTTGCTATACAAAGAGGGACAACCTATCCTAACCGCTACGTAATTATGAGTGGTGATATTGATTCTCGCGTAACAGATGCTAATGATGCTACAAGCGACTCGCCTGGAGCTAATGATAATGCAAGTGGTATGGCTGGCACTATTGAAGCTGCACGTGTGTTAAGCAATTATTCTTTTGAAAATAGTATTATCTATGTTGGGCTATCTGGTGAAGAACAAGGATTGTATGGCGGAAAAGGTTTAGCAGAGTATGCCAAGGAAAATGACTGGGATATTATTGGAGTACTTAATAATGATATGATTGGTAATATTGAAGGTGTAGATGGTGTGATAGACAATAGAAGCTTTAGGATATTCTCAGAACCTGTACCACCAAATGAAACAGAGCGTGAGCGAAATGCAAGACGTTTTTACGGAGGCGAAGTAGATGGCATATCTAGACAGCTGGCACGTTACATTCATAAAACAACTAAAACCTATATGCCAGAAATGAATCCTATGATGATTTACAGGTTAGATCGTTTTGGGCGTGGAGGCCATCATAGACCATTTAACGACGTTGGTTTTCCAGGTATACGTATTATGGAAGCACACGAAAATTATACACAACAACATCAAGATATACGTACAGAAGATGGTATTGAGTACGGCGATAAACTAAAATTTGTAAACTTTAAATATGCTGCAAAGTTAACTGCTGTTAATGCCATAAATTTAGCAAGTTTGGCTTGGGCACCGCCAAGCCCTAAGAGTGTGAGTATTGGTGGTATTGTAGAGCCAAGTGCAAAATTATCTTGGAGCGCTGTAAAAGGTGCCGTGGCCTATAAAGTATATTGGAGAGATACCACTTCTCCTACTTGGGATAATTTTAGAGTTGTAAAAAATGCCACAGAAGTAACTTTAGATGGTATCGTTCTGGATAATTTCTTTTTTGGTGTATCTGCAATTGGCGAACACGGACATGAAAGTGTTGTTGTATTTCCTAACAATATTATGAGATAATATTGGAAAGGCCAGAACTTTATTTTCCCAGAGATGTAGAGTGGCGAGCTTGGCTACAAAACAATTACAATAATTTTCCAAACGGTGTATATTTAATCTTTTATAAATTAGAAAATAACCAACCTTCTATGCGTTGGGAAGAAGCTGTTAAAGTAGCGTTGTGCTTTGGATGGATAGATAGTACTGTAAAAAGCTTGGGACACGGCAAGCGCCAACAATATTTTTGCCCAAGACGAAAAAATGTCCTTGGAGTGCTTTAAACAAGTCTTATATAAAAAAGTTAACAGCTAAAGGCCTTATACACGAAAGTGGTTGGCAAAGTATAGAGCGCGCCAAAGAAGATGGCAGTTGGACTATGATGGATGCTGTTGAAAACGGTATCATACCAGATGACCTTAAACGCGCTTTTTCTAAACATGAAAATGCTTTTAAAAATTACGAAGCATTTAGTAAAGGTTAAAAAAAAGCTATCTCTCTTGGCTTAATTCAGCAAAACGAGAAGCTACTCGCCAAAAACGCATCACTCAGATTATAAATCTTTGTGAAGCTAATATAAAAACACGCTCTTAAAACTTAAGCGTTAACAACTCATTCCATTGTGTGGTATATCTAGGACTACGTTCTTTTTTTATAAGCTCCCATTCTTCATTTCTAGAACCTAATAATGCCGACTTTATGGTAGATTTTCCATACTTGGCATTTATAGCATCAAAAGTCTTCATAAAGTCTTTTTGCTTCCAAGATTTAGGGGTTTCAAACAAATTACCTTGCACAAACTCTTTGGGAATAATGCCCGTTAAACAAACACCTACTTTTTTGTAGCGGTAACCTGGCTTATAAATACGATGCAGCGCTTTTCTTGCTTCAGTAATAAGCGTAAAGGTATCATGTGTAGGTACAGATAAGGTTACTGTTGTACTTTTAGAGTACTGCTTGTCTATATCACTATGATAATTAGTATGTATAAAAACTTGCAAATATGTGGCACAAGAGTTTTGTTGCCTCAACGTTTCTGCAACTTCACTTATATAGTAACTACAAGCTTCTTCAATAAGATCTAAACGCTCTAATTTATGTCCAAAAGACTTAGCTGTGCCTATACCCTTTTTTGTTTTGGGGATCGTTTGTATTTCTAGACACTGTTCTCCTTTTAGCTCTTTCCAAATACGCTCTCCCACTACGGTTAAATGTTTACGCACCCAAGATAAAGACATAGCTGTAAAGTCTAATCCTGTATGTGTACCTAGAATTTGTAAACGCTCGGCATGCTTTTTTCCAATACCCCAAATGTCTTTTATCTTAGCCCATTGTAAAGCTTCAATACGTTTATCTTCAGTATCTATCACCCATATATAATTAGAGGTTTCAATCTTCTTTGCCATACGGTTTGCCAATTTTGCCAATACTTTAGTTGGTGCTATTCCCACACCAACAGGCAAGCCTGTCTCCTTAAAAATGGTGTCTCTAATTGTCTTGGCCACATCTTCTAAATTAAAGAAGGACATACCAGAAAGATCTACAAAAGATTCGTCTATACTGTACACTTCAACCTTTGGAGAAAATCGTGTGAGAATATTCATGACACGTTGAGACATTTCTGCATAAAGCGTATAATTAGAGGAAAAAAATGTGACATTATTTGCTAGAAGTTGATCCTTAATCTTAAATACCGGTTCAAACATAGGGATGTGCGCCAATGCCTTAGCTTCTTTGTTAGCTGCTATAATACAGCCATCATTATTGCTAAGAACCACAACAGGTTTTCCTTGCAAGTCTGGACGAAATACCTGCTCTACAGAAGCATAAAAGCTATTACAGTCTACAAGTGCAATCATCTTATCGCGTGTATTATATAGGTTACAACTCCCCAAAGCATAAATGCATTTGTTTCAGACTGCTTCGGAATTCTAAGAAGGTTAAATTCACCATCTACAATAACTAGTGCTAAATCATTTTCTTTAGCAAGTAGAGATCGATCTATAATAAGTACATCGTTTTCAAAAATGAGATGCTCCGGATAGTTTTCCATAATTCTCACATAAAACGTAGCATCTTTGTTACCTATAAGCTCTTTATTCAAATCTATAACTGCTTCTTGATAATGCGTTGCAGGACTAGGAAATCCAGTTTGTTTAGAGACTTCTGCTTGGTGGCGTTCTGCAGGACGTTGTACTTTATGTGCATTAAAAATTTCCATATTACAAAACTACAAAATTGGATTATTTCCTAAAGTTGGATTATTTCCAACTTATGAACAATTTTAAAAATGAACTATATTCGCTCAAAAAAGCGTTGACAGCACATCAAAAAACTCAGAACCTCTTTAAAAACTATGGCATTGCTGTATTGTGTTTCATAGCATACTTTACCTTAGTAGGCATATTAACTGTGGTGTTTCCTGAGTTACAATTAGATGCTATAAAAGACACCAGATTAGATGCTATGATTAAAGAGAACCCATTAAAGTTCTTTATTCTAGCTGTTATTCTTGCTCCTTTATTGGAAGAAGGTGTTTACAGAACTTTAATAGCCCCTAAACCTTGGGAAATAGCATTCTTTTTAGCTTGCTTAACATTACTCTTTGCAGGACGTTTTTTTCCAGAAGATGTTTTATGGTGGCTAAAGTGTATTATTAGCGTGTTGTCTTTAGTTATAATTTATAAATTATTTAGAGAACTGTTACCTGTACAACTAACTCAACAAGTCTGTAACATACTAACAAGATTTAAAATTCCTATTGTAATAATAAGTTCTATAATCTTTGGGTTTGCACACGTTTATAACTATGTAGATAGCTTTATAATAACACTGCCTTTATTTATAGCTATTGTGCCTAGAATTATTTTGGGACTTTTATTTGCTAAGGTTAAAATTGAAAACAATGGGTTACCTTGGGCTATGTATTTACATGCTATAAATAATGGTGTCATTTTTATAATAGCATACCTTAACTATAGCAATCAGCCACTTTAGATTCTGTATATTTGACCCCAAATTCATAGGTTATGGCAAATCGCGAAGCGATAAGTATTTTTCATATGTTAAAGATTGGTGTGGGACCTTCTAGCTCACACACATTAGGACCTTGGCGTGCAGCGCAACGTTGGATAGAAGAACTTAAAGAACAGAAAAAGTTTGATAAGGTTACAAAAGTTCAAGTAGATTTATATGGTTCATTATCACTTACCGGAAAAGGTCATGCTACAGATTTAGCATCACTCTTAGGATTAAGTGGATATGATCCTGTAACTATTCCTATTGAAAGTATTGATGGAGAGATTGCGCAAATAAA
This region of Croceibacter atlanticus HTCC2559 genomic DNA includes:
- a CDS encoding YdeI/OmpD-associated family protein, which translates into the protein MERPELYFPRDVEWRAWLQNNYNNFPNGVYLIFYKLENNQPSMRWEEAVKVALCFGWIDSTVKSLGHGKRQQYFCPRRKNVLGVL
- a CDS encoding CPBP family glutamic-type intramembrane protease; the encoded protein is MNNFKNELYSLKKALTAHQKTQNLFKNYGIAVLCFIAYFTLVGILTVVFPELQLDAIKDTRLDAMIKENPLKFFILAVILAPLLEEGVYRTLIAPKPWEIAFFLACLTLLFAGRFFPEDVLWWLKCIISVLSLVIIYKLFRELLPVQLTQQVCNILTRFKIPIVIISSIIFGFAHVYNYVDSFIITLPLFIAIVPRIILGLLFAKVKIENNGLPWAMYLHAINNGVIFIIAYLNYSNQPL
- a CDS encoding M28 family metallopeptidase, which produces MFKPFRKLFYISCLTLFITSSVTQAQRINTKIYDIIDAVSAERIEADITTLANFGTRHTLSDTISNTRGIGAARRWIKSEFDKVSSNCNNCLEVFYQNNIVKEDGRRIFKDVNVVNVVAIQRGTTYPNRYVIMSGDIDSRVTDANDATSDSPGANDNASGMAGTIEAARVLSNYSFENSIIYVGLSGEEQGLYGGKGLAEYAKENDWDIIGVLNNDMIGNIEGVDGVIDNRSFRIFSEPVPPNETERERNARRFYGGEVDGISRQLARYIHKTTKTYMPEMNPMMIYRLDRFGRGGHHRPFNDVGFPGIRIMEAHENYTQQHQDIRTEDGIEYGDKLKFVNFKYAAKLTAVNAINLASLAWAPPSPKSVSIGGIVEPSAKLSWSAVKGAVAYKVYWRDTTSPTWDNFRVVKNATEVTLDGIVLDNFFFGVSAIGEHGHESVVVFPNNIMR
- a CDS encoding Y-family DNA polymerase, coding for MIALVDCNSFYASVEQVFRPDLQGKPVVVLSNNDGCIIAANKEAKALAHIPMFEPVFKIKDQLLANNVTFFSSNYTLYAEMSQRVMNILTRFSPKVEVYSIDESFVDLSGMSFFNLEDVAKTIRDTIFKETGLPVGVGIAPTKVLAKLANRMAKKIETSNYIWVIDTEDKRIEALQWAKIKDIWGIGKKHAERLQILGTHTGLDFTAMSLSWVRKHLTVVGERIWKELKGEQCLEIQTIPKTKKGIGTAKSFGHKLERLDLIEEACSYYISEVAETLRQQNSCATYLQVFIHTNYHSDIDKQYSKSTTVTLSVPTHDTFTLITEARKALHRIYKPGYRYKKVGVCLTGIIPKEFVQGNLFETPKSWKQKDFMKTFDAINAKYGKSTIKSALLGSRNEEWELIKKERSPRYTTQWNELLTLKF
- a CDS encoding C45 family autoproteolytic acyltransferase/hydolase; the protein is MLKLLLRFILCVFVFFTISCSVAIFNTAKPFVATTKVTDTITVNDTLREKVNDTFYRVGKNQLHKNQFGIWELYLEGNAYQRGLAAGSLTRELITKQEQALVKRITNAASGKDSTNQLSKFYNSYAVNIDESIPNEYYRELSGLAKFTDKTLDTLIKPINRLWYLQALPDIAHDFEEIFESGCSSFAVWGNKSFDGKLIIARNYDFHINEAFNETKLITFIKPDKGHRFVTYSWPGFMGVVSGMNEYGVTVTINSGLSHTEKEAQTPISYVAREILQYSKNTYEARRIAEGFNVFASESILIGSAIEREALIIEKSAEQQAVYRAENTTTIVCANHFQSDAFYNDPYNRDATYNTNSMHRFERMYELLNAENKMTPKKAVKVLREKRGLQDSLLGFGNKRAINQLKAHHGIVFKPQDYKLWVSAHPYNMGKYVSYNVKESFARFEDTVAVTTSVAYLKEVIAEDPFLNSETYNKYASYKSLYNLIAEQIKLNQPVPDALLQRLILLNPHQWEAYTLVGDYFYGIKDFVEATEKYQAALDLRVNSPKDYKMLQLKIDDSLRQLNKLQN
- a CDS encoding YdeI/OmpD-associated family protein, giving the protein MPKTKKCPWSALNKSYIKKLTAKGLIHESGWQSIERAKEDGSWTMMDAVENGIIPDDLKRAFSKHENAFKNYEAFSKG
- a CDS encoding S24 family peptidase gives rise to the protein MEIFNAHKVQRPAERHQAEVSKQTGFPSPATHYQEAVIDLNKELIGNKDATFYVRIMENYPEHLIFENDVLIIDRSLLAKENDLALVIVDGEFNLLRIPKQSETNAFMLWGVVTYIIHAIR